The Montipora capricornis isolate CH-2021 chromosome 6, ASM3666992v2, whole genome shotgun sequence genome has a window encoding:
- the LOC138053345 gene encoding uncharacterized protein, producing the protein MEMFFTANNIVETTGEGSTQANRVVAERKRAIFLTEVGAEVYSTVSNLLAPVKPKDTPFTEIVSALEKHYNPKPLEIAQSFHFSTRNQKLGESIGDYVLALKKLAIHCNYGEFLDRALGDRLVCGLSNPKIQNKLLNTEDLTFEKACRIAKAMEMAERNTQEFRIHPTTSEGSQVNQLTTKDTKNN; encoded by the coding sequence ATGGAAATGTTCTTCACGGCCAATAACATCGTAGAAACAACAGGAGAGGGCAGCACTCAAGCTAATCGAGTGGTCGCCGAGAGGAAACGTGCAATATTCCTTACAGAGGTGGGAGCGGAGGTATATTCAACTGTAAGTAATTTATTGGCACCTGTGAAGCCCAAGGATACTCCGTTCACTGAGATTGTAAGTGCTTTGGAGAAACATTACAATCCAAAACCCTTAGAGATTGCACAGAGTTTCCATTTTAGCACCAGAAATCAAAAGCTTGGAGAATCGATCGGGGATTATGTGCTGGCGTTGAAGAAGTTGGCCATTCATTGTAATTATGGTGAGTTCTTGGATAGAGCTCTCGGTGACCGATTAGTCTGCGGACTCAGCAACCCGAAGATACAAAATAAATTGCTGAACACAGAGGATTTGACGTTCGAGAAGGCTTGTAGGATTGCCAAAGCTATGGAGATGGCGGAGAGAAACACCCAGGAGTTCCGGATACACCCTACGACAAGCGAGGGTTCGCAAGTGAACCAGTTGACAACAAAGGACACTAAGAACAATTAA
- the LOC138051758 gene encoding adenosine receptor A2a-like, producing the protein MSLLGKYPCDNTTAPTYLSFATTSCTVLTTVVATVGNILVILAVYLNPNKDLRSPFNYFVANLSFADLVVGVVTAPLGTAFHIMEGLGMVNDRFKDSMHTTYFISCTASLLSLTALALDRYVAITYPLIYRTKLNPTRALLVSMVVWIISILLSLLYYVVGYNRYRFIFASTAVVTTFVVLMFTNAKIFKYLRFQVKQWDDLHDSSEENLAKKRAMEWEKKITKTLVIVLVLFLACYLPSCVCIYIINFCTDCNCVFIHWVRDIQFVLVMANSGVNPFVYAWRLQNFRKSFMSILTCRACTRRLRSISLKIQSSTASTDTTSVHHNNKEEISF; encoded by the coding sequence ATGTCTCTTCTGGGCAAATATCCGTGTGATAACACGACAGCTCCAACGTATTTATCATTCGCAACAACTTCCTGTACTGTGTTGACTACTGTCGTGGCGACAGTTGGAAACATCCTGGTGATTCTCGCAGTTTACCTGAATCCAAACAAAGACTTAAGATCGCCGTTCAACTATTTCGTAGCCAATCTGAGTTTTGCTGATCTCGTTGTCGGTGTAGTCACCGCTCCTCTGGGCACAGCCTTTCACATAATGGAAGGACTCGGAATGGTAAACGATCGTTTTAAAGACTCGATGCATACTACTTACTTCATTTCTTGCACTGCTTCGCTTCTCAGCTTAACTGCCTTAGCACTGGATCGTTATGTAGCAATTACATACCCTCTCATCTACAGAACCAAGCTAAACCCAACCCGTGCATTGCTTGTATCGATGGTGGTCTGGATTATTTCAATTTTGCTCTCCTTGCTTTACTACGTTGTTGGATACAATCGATATCGATTTATATTCGCTTCCACAGCTGTAGTTACAACCTTTGTGGTGTTGATGTTCACAAACGCAAAAATTTTCAAGTATTTGCGATTTCAAGTCAAGCAATGGGATGATTTGCACGACAGCTCAGAAGAGAACTTGGCGAAGAAACGAGCGATGGAGTgggaaaagaaaataacaaagacGCTTGTTATTGTCTTAGTGTTATTCTTAGCCTGTTATCTGCCGTCTTGTGTTTGCATTTATATCATAAACTTCTGTACCGATTGCAATTGCGTGTTCATCCACTGGGTGAGGGATATCCAATTTGTGTTGGTCATGGCAAACTCGGGAGTGAATCCTTTTGTCTATGCTTGGAGACTTCAAAACTTCCGAAAGTCTTTTATGAGTATCTTAACATGTCGAGCATGCACAAGGCGGTTAAGGTCCATTTCTCTTAAAATTCAGTCGTCGACGGCGAGTACAGATACAACAAGTGTACATCATaataacaaagaagaaattaGTTTCTGA